One Streptomyces lincolnensis genomic region harbors:
- a CDS encoding SUKH-4 family immunity protein, with product MVTFAQAQERAEEWINGDVPAYQHREVRVREFDLGFVVWAEDRADGPRSDGGAQRLVIARDSGEATLWPSLPVGEVIRRYEEEYGRADEVADAVPAPAARVDLNQTSFLLSPPEWLQEAADKLGIPDRRGAGAGASGGAAGNSLPETQAGVPGSGAAAAASASPPFPPAPSPSPSPSSSGPSGAPGVPPGATPWAGTDTNAGTEEDRSVPLPATVFSPPLSGDEAEDRPPAATPDAQTALMSGGSRLPSTAVAPAVDDPNAPNAPGTTPPPPSPAASAYGYPQGPGPGATPPPPPAPPASSYGYPQAPGAAAPGGAPGGAPNAADIADAATSKAAPPPRRPGSNPPPPPGAPGVPGAGQAGTPAPPGAPGAPAGGYVPTQLVSSLGPDGPAGPGGPVAPGAPNPPGAPHPPGAPGVPGGTPPGGVHHAATMLADPGRMGPGGGGPQPPGPPGAPGAPGAPGAPHPPGAPGTPGAPQPPGAPAGPGAQGSSGGPRGAVHHAETMLAGPPVGGPGVPPPPQAPGVPGAPGAPGMAPGAPIAPPGAPQPMPPGAMPPPPPGSMPPPGAVPPGAMPPPPPPGPGQQPSYGYPPQGQPTVGPGYQAVLRYRAQDGSEQQLIRRSAPGTPHPEWQIFHELRAMNVPPDQVLELHTELESCELPGAYCARMIREQWPQARITSIAPYGTDHASRQQGMRQLLAHQGELHQVADGPARPAPVRAPLQPVPPVPPVPPEAIGQELAGAFGPGIFRFEQAAVSRQGVPPVVAHSLVAAGLPMDMGPFFWAQAQPGRPVPTLAELAAERGVQPAPDAGSYLVMGSDFGRAICVQYGTANIVAVPVEAGPGGASVPPQFVNTGLPEFQRCLGLLGRMWRLRFGLNQEQAGRWTVDFQVQLAALDPAALGSPESWWSVLLEQMWDGLL from the coding sequence ATGGTGACCTTCGCGCAGGCGCAGGAGCGCGCCGAGGAGTGGATCAACGGAGACGTGCCGGCGTACCAGCACCGTGAGGTGCGGGTGCGGGAGTTCGATCTCGGGTTCGTGGTGTGGGCCGAGGACCGCGCGGACGGGCCGCGCTCCGACGGCGGCGCGCAGCGGCTGGTGATCGCCCGGGACAGCGGCGAGGCCACGCTGTGGCCGTCCCTGCCGGTGGGCGAGGTGATTCGCCGGTACGAGGAGGAGTACGGCCGTGCCGACGAGGTCGCCGACGCGGTACCGGCGCCCGCGGCCCGGGTCGACCTCAATCAGACGTCGTTCCTGCTGAGTCCGCCGGAGTGGTTGCAGGAGGCGGCGGACAAGCTGGGGATTCCGGACCGGCGGGGTGCGGGCGCGGGTGCCTCCGGCGGGGCTGCGGGGAATTCGCTGCCCGAGACGCAGGCCGGTGTGCCGGGGTCGGGCGCGGCTGCCGCCGCCTCCGCTTCGCCGCCGTTCCCTCCGGCTCCCTCTCCCTCCCCTTCCCCTTCTTCCTCCGGGCCCTCCGGGGCGCCGGGTGTGCCGCCCGGGGCCACTCCGTGGGCCGGGACGGACACCAACGCCGGTACGGAGGAGGACCGTTCCGTGCCGTTGCCCGCGACCGTGTTCTCGCCGCCGCTGAGCGGTGACGAGGCCGAGGACCGGCCGCCCGCGGCGACGCCGGACGCCCAGACCGCGCTGATGTCCGGCGGCAGCCGGCTTCCGTCGACAGCGGTCGCTCCGGCGGTCGACGACCCGAACGCACCGAACGCCCCGGGCACGACGCCGCCTCCGCCTTCGCCGGCTGCGTCTGCCTACGGCTATCCGCAGGGCCCGGGCCCTGGTGCCACACCTCCGCCTCCGCCCGCGCCGCCCGCGTCGTCGTACGGCTATCCGCAGGCTCCCGGGGCCGCTGCTCCGGGGGGTGCTCCGGGGGGTGCTCCGAACGCCGCGGACATCGCCGATGCCGCGACCAGCAAGGCGGCGCCTCCGCCGCGTCGGCCGGGCTCCAACCCGCCGCCTCCGCCGGGTGCGCCCGGGGTGCCGGGAGCGGGACAGGCGGGCACGCCCGCACCGCCCGGGGCGCCGGGTGCGCCGGCGGGTGGGTATGTGCCGACGCAGCTCGTCTCGTCTCTCGGTCCGGACGGACCTGCGGGACCCGGTGGGCCGGTGGCTCCCGGCGCGCCCAACCCGCCCGGCGCTCCGCATCCTCCCGGTGCTCCCGGAGTGCCCGGTGGTACGCCGCCGGGTGGGGTTCACCATGCCGCGACGATGCTGGCCGATCCCGGGCGGATGGGCCCCGGCGGGGGCGGGCCGCAGCCGCCCGGGCCCCCTGGCGCTCCGGGTGCCCCCGGCGCCCCGGGAGCTCCGCATCCTCCCGGCGCTCCGGGCACGCCCGGTGCTCCCCAGCCTCCCGGCGCCCCGGCCGGTCCTGGTGCGCAGGGCTCCTCCGGGGGTCCGCGTGGGGCCGTGCATCACGCGGAGACCATGCTGGCCGGGCCCCCGGTGGGCGGTCCCGGTGTGCCTCCACCGCCGCAGGCCCCCGGGGTTCCCGGGGCCCCCGGTGCGCCCGGTATGGCTCCCGGCGCCCCCATCGCGCCTCCCGGTGCGCCGCAGCCGATGCCGCCCGGGGCGATGCCTCCGCCGCCGCCCGGCTCGATGCCCCCGCCGGGTGCCGTGCCGCCGGGTGCGATGCCGCCGCCTCCGCCGCCGGGCCCCGGGCAGCAGCCGTCGTACGGCTATCCGCCGCAGGGGCAGCCGACGGTCGGCCCCGGCTACCAGGCCGTGCTGCGCTACCGCGCGCAGGACGGGTCGGAGCAGCAGCTGATCCGGCGTTCGGCGCCGGGGACGCCGCACCCGGAGTGGCAGATCTTTCACGAGCTGCGCGCGATGAACGTGCCGCCGGACCAGGTGCTTGAGCTGCACACCGAGTTGGAGTCGTGCGAGCTGCCGGGCGCGTACTGCGCGCGGATGATCCGGGAGCAGTGGCCGCAGGCGCGGATCACCTCGATCGCGCCGTACGGCACGGATCACGCGAGCCGGCAGCAGGGCATGCGGCAACTGCTCGCCCACCAGGGCGAGTTGCACCAGGTCGCCGACGGGCCCGCCCGTCCGGCCCCGGTGCGGGCGCCGTTGCAGCCGGTGCCGCCGGTTCCGCCGGTTCCCCCGGAGGCGATCGGGCAGGAGCTGGCGGGTGCGTTCGGGCCGGGGATCTTCCGGTTCGAGCAGGCCGCGGTGTCCCGGCAGGGCGTGCCGCCGGTGGTGGCGCACTCGCTGGTGGCGGCGGGGCTGCCGATGGACATGGGGCCGTTCTTCTGGGCACAGGCCCAGCCGGGGCGGCCGGTGCCGACGCTGGCGGAGCTGGCGGCCGAGCGCGGGGTGCAGCCGGCCCCGGACGCGGGCTCGTACCTCGTCATGGGCAGCGACTTCGGCCGGGCGATCTGCGTGCAGTACGGCACGGCGAACATCGTGGCCGTGCCCGTGGAGGCGGGGCCGGGCGGTGCGTCCGTGCCGCCGCAGTTCGTGAACACGGGGCTGCCCGAGTTCCAGCGGTGCCTGGGGTTGCTCGGCCGTATGTGGCGGCTGCGCTTCGGTCTGAACCAGGAGCAGGCGGGCCGTTGGACCGTCGACTTCCAGGTCCAGCTGGCCGCCCTCGACCCGGCGGCGCTCGGTTCGCCGGAGAGCTGGTGGTCGGTGCTGCTGGAGCAGATGTGGGACGGGCTGCTGTGA
- a CDS encoding SMI1/KNR4 family protein: MTTGRLGQQAAPPNAAYAGQVVHFPDPVRAARHPRGVRVDEHGYPDFSAYARAAVEIADPPEGFGVDELRLTDYVSANAALAATGHDLWDTVPAVATPHGWTWHHVVGSRRLELVPVEVKALLRHHGGVATAAVDQGKRGTRPLQETRPAHFGLPKSGVAVTESQVLGVEEDLGYRLPGAYRSFLKAAGGCAPVGAALDAELGLLVDQPFFTVRDEAAVNDLVYVNKCLRDHLTKDYLGVGFVQGGLLAVKVKGDRAGSVWFCAYDDARDVDPSTPPAERVERLLLPCGEDFDGFLSRLAGNPPELETVANLMVDGGFARSVPAGASAAASSASASSVGE, translated from the coding sequence ATGACGACAGGTCGGCTCGGGCAGCAAGCCGCGCCGCCGAACGCGGCCTACGCCGGGCAGGTCGTGCATTTCCCGGATCCGGTCCGGGCGGCCCGTCACCCCAGAGGGGTGCGGGTGGACGAGCACGGCTACCCCGACTTCTCCGCGTACGCGCGTGCGGCCGTGGAGATCGCCGATCCGCCGGAGGGTTTCGGCGTCGACGAGCTCAGGCTGACGGACTACGTGTCGGCGAACGCGGCGCTGGCGGCGACCGGACACGACTTGTGGGACACGGTGCCGGCGGTGGCGACACCGCACGGCTGGACGTGGCATCACGTGGTCGGTTCGCGGCGCCTGGAACTGGTCCCGGTCGAGGTGAAGGCGTTGCTGCGGCACCACGGTGGTGTCGCGACGGCGGCGGTGGACCAGGGCAAGCGGGGCACACGGCCGTTGCAGGAGACGCGTCCGGCGCATTTCGGGCTGCCGAAGTCGGGTGTGGCGGTGACCGAGTCGCAGGTGCTGGGCGTCGAGGAGGACCTCGGGTACCGGCTGCCGGGCGCCTACCGGTCGTTCCTGAAGGCGGCCGGCGGGTGCGCGCCCGTGGGGGCCGCCCTGGACGCCGAGTTGGGGCTGCTGGTCGACCAGCCGTTCTTCACGGTGCGTGACGAGGCCGCGGTCAACGATCTGGTCTACGTCAACAAGTGCCTGCGGGACCATCTGACCAAGGACTACCTGGGGGTCGGTTTCGTGCAGGGCGGTTTGCTGGCCGTGAAGGTGAAGGGCGACCGGGCCGGTTCGGTGTGGTTCTGCGCCTACGACGACGCGCGGGACGTGGACCCGTCCACGCCGCCGGCGGAGCGGGTGGAGCGGTTGCTGCTGCCGTGCGGTGAGGACTTCGACGGGTTCCTGTCCCGGCTGGCGGGCAATCCGCCGGAGCTGGAGACGGTGGCGAACCTGATGGTGGACGGCGGGTTCGCGCGGTCGGTGCCTGCGGGGGCGTCCGCGGCGGCGTCCTCGGCGTCCGCGTCTTCGGTGGGGGAGTGA
- a CDS encoding YwqJ-related putative deaminase, with amino-acid sequence MMIMNATQTGPHPGPRPGTPGDPRNAGRTAHHHGASGDPRVGWSSAETPHTPTLRHRRDGILPTIAAALSVRGATLTGTAARGDQPPALHPLVQDFLDTLPSDRRDRFTGRCAETMLISRHIAAVDATRSKRAARRPMTNGEARKALKQAKLTARRIREDGDPLHGSFAAPCRACTALSDHFGVYIVDPTTER; translated from the coding sequence ATGATGATCATGAATGCGACGCAGACGGGTCCACACCCGGGACCGCGGCCGGGTACGCCCGGCGATCCCAGGAACGCCGGCCGCACGGCCCACCACCACGGCGCCTCGGGCGACCCCCGGGTCGGCTGGAGCAGCGCCGAGACCCCGCACACGCCCACCCTGCGTCACCGTCGCGACGGCATACTCCCGACCATCGCCGCCGCCCTCTCCGTCCGCGGCGCCACACTCACCGGCACCGCCGCCCGCGGCGACCAGCCCCCGGCCCTGCACCCGCTCGTCCAGGACTTCCTCGACACCCTGCCCAGCGACCGGCGCGACCGCTTCACCGGCCGCTGCGCCGAGACCATGCTCATCTCGCGCCACATCGCCGCCGTCGACGCCACCCGCAGCAAACGCGCCGCCCGCAGACCGATGACCAACGGCGAGGCCCGCAAAGCCCTCAAGCAGGCGAAACTCACCGCCCGGCGCATCCGCGAGGACGGCGACCCCCTGCACGGCAGCTTCGCCGCCCCCTGCCGTGCCTGCACGGCCCTCAGCGACCACTTCGGCGTCTACATCGTCGATCCCACGACGGAGCGCTGA
- a CDS encoding SUKH-3 domain-containing protein, translating into MHTDRTSTTRFAVPVDAALRAAGWHPGRWDIKQAEIWADALREHASPAGHRHAVFPAAVEAWAEFGGLHLTPAGTGRQVAPVNLHFDPLHGLHMARTLGDLGRALDTEVCPLGAETDTQALLAMDTEGRVYALDHTGDWYLGPDLDQALVCLVSGTTPTRLTAG; encoded by the coding sequence ATGCACACCGACCGCACCTCGACCACCCGCTTCGCCGTCCCCGTCGACGCCGCCCTGCGCGCCGCCGGCTGGCACCCCGGCCGCTGGGACATAAAACAGGCCGAGATCTGGGCCGACGCCCTCCGCGAGCACGCCTCACCGGCCGGACACCGGCACGCCGTCTTCCCCGCCGCCGTCGAGGCCTGGGCCGAATTCGGCGGACTCCATCTCACCCCCGCGGGCACCGGTCGCCAGGTCGCCCCCGTCAACCTCCACTTCGACCCCCTGCACGGCCTCCACATGGCCCGCACCCTCGGCGACCTCGGCCGCGCCCTCGACACCGAGGTCTGCCCGCTCGGCGCCGAGACCGACACCCAGGCCCTGCTCGCCATGGACACCGAGGGCCGCGTCTACGCGCTGGACCACACCGGTGACTGGTACCTCGGCCCCGACCTCGACCAGGCCCTGGTCTGCCTCGTCTCGGGCACCACCCCCACCCGCCTCACCGCGGGCTGA
- a CDS encoding sensor histidine kinase: MTTTGEDAETARGGPWWWTRWRSAVLDVGLAFVSALECGVEGVRFADDAGIPMVAGITFGVMAGWVLLIRRRWPIAVVLVSIAITPAQMGYLMGIVGLYTLAASELPRRIIASLAGMSLVGMLIVMFVRVGRSPGRANLDLGDWFVPFISITTAIGMTAPPLLLGMYVGARRRLMESLRERADSLERELQLLAERAEERAEWARGEERTRIAREMHDVVAHRVSLMVVHAAALQAVARKDPEKAVKNAALVGDMGRQALTELREMLGVLRSGSESGPVRGRSVPLAAVGAAAAAAASRAVGDEGAAEGPCLSDLDVLVGQSAAAGMVVELSVEGDSRTYAAEVEQTAYRVVQEALTNVHKHAAGAKTRVRLAHRGSEIAMQVENEPPGEVSPSAARLPSGGNGLVGMKERVVALGGVFVSGPTEAGGFRVSAVIPAA; encoded by the coding sequence ATGACCACGACGGGGGAAGACGCCGAGACGGCCCGGGGAGGGCCGTGGTGGTGGACGCGGTGGCGAAGCGCGGTACTGGATGTGGGCCTGGCTTTCGTGTCCGCGCTGGAGTGCGGCGTGGAGGGGGTCCGGTTCGCGGACGACGCGGGGATCCCGATGGTCGCGGGGATCACGTTCGGGGTGATGGCCGGCTGGGTGCTGCTGATCCGCCGGCGGTGGCCGATCGCCGTCGTGCTGGTGTCGATCGCGATCACGCCGGCCCAGATGGGCTATCTGATGGGCATCGTCGGCCTCTACACGCTCGCCGCGTCGGAGCTGCCGCGCCGGATCATCGCCTCGCTGGCGGGGATGTCGCTGGTCGGGATGCTGATCGTGATGTTCGTGCGGGTGGGGCGCAGTCCCGGCCGGGCGAATCTGGATCTGGGGGACTGGTTCGTTCCGTTCATCTCGATCACGACGGCGATCGGGATGACGGCACCGCCGCTGCTGCTCGGCATGTACGTGGGGGCGCGGCGCCGGCTGATGGAGAGTCTGCGGGAGCGGGCGGACAGTCTTGAGCGGGAGTTGCAGCTGCTGGCCGAGCGGGCCGAGGAGCGGGCCGAGTGGGCGCGGGGCGAGGAACGGACGCGAATCGCGCGGGAGATGCACGACGTGGTGGCCCATCGGGTGAGCCTGATGGTCGTGCACGCGGCGGCGCTTCAGGCGGTCGCCCGGAAGGATCCCGAGAAGGCGGTGAAGAACGCCGCGCTGGTGGGTGACATGGGGCGGCAGGCGTTGACCGAGTTGCGGGAGATGCTCGGGGTGCTGCGCAGCGGCAGTGAGAGCGGCCCGGTGCGGGGACGGAGTGTGCCGTTGGCCGCGGTGGGGGCGGCGGCCGCGGCGGCGGCTTCGCGGGCGGTCGGCGACGAGGGTGCGGCGGAGGGGCCGTGTCTGTCGGACCTGGATGTGCTGGTGGGGCAGTCGGCGGCCGCGGGGATGGTCGTGGAGCTGTCGGTGGAGGGCGACTCCCGGACGTACGCGGCGGAGGTCGAGCAGACGGCGTACCGGGTGGTGCAGGAGGCGTTGACGAACGTCCACAAGCACGCGGCGGGGGCGAAGACGCGGGTGCGGTTGGCGCACCGCGGGTCGGAGATCGCGATGCAGGTGGAGAACGAGCCGCCGGGTGAGGTGTCGCCGTCCGCGGCCCGGTTGCCGTCGGGGGGGAACGGTCTGGTGGGGATGAAGGAGCGCGTCGTCGCCCTGGGCGGGGTGTTCGTGTCGGGGCCGACGGAGGCGGGGGGTTTCCGGGTGTCGGCGGTGATTCCGGCGGCGTAG
- the glmU gene encoding bifunctional UDP-N-acetylglucosamine diphosphorylase/glucosamine-1-phosphate N-acetyltransferase GlmU — protein sequence MSAIRPAAVVVLAAGEGTRMKSATPKVLHEICGRSLVGHVLAAARELEPENMVVVVGHAREKVTAHLTETDAGVRTAVQAQQNGTGHAVRMALEELGGSVDGTVVVVCGDTPLLTGETLRALAATHSADGNAVTVLTAEVPDATGYGRIVRDGVSGAVTAIVEHKDASESQRAIREINSGVFAFDGQLLADALGKVRTDNSQGEEYLTDVLGILREAGHRVGASVAGDHREIAGINNRVQLSEARRILNDRLLTRAMLAGVSVIDPATTWVDVDVTFDQDAVVHPGTQLHGATHIGEGAEVGPNTRLTDTRVGAGARVDNTVAYSAEVGPQASVGPFAYLRPGTRLGAKGKIGTYVETKNASIGEGTKIPHLSYVGDATIGEYSNIGAASVFVNYDGQDKHHTTVGSHCRTGSDNMFVAPVTVGDGAYTAAGSVITKDVPPGSLAVARGQQRNIEGWVARKRPGSAAAKAAEAASREGEREG from the coding sequence GTGAGCGCCATTCGCCCGGCAGCCGTCGTCGTTCTCGCAGCGGGTGAGGGCACCCGTATGAAGTCGGCCACACCGAAAGTCCTGCACGAGATCTGCGGACGCAGCCTCGTGGGCCATGTACTGGCCGCCGCACGGGAGTTGGAGCCCGAGAACATGGTCGTGGTCGTGGGCCACGCCCGGGAGAAGGTCACCGCGCATCTGACGGAGACCGACGCCGGCGTACGCACCGCCGTGCAAGCGCAGCAGAACGGGACGGGGCACGCCGTACGGATGGCGCTCGAAGAGCTGGGCGGGTCCGTCGACGGGACCGTTGTCGTCGTCTGCGGGGACACCCCCCTGCTCACCGGTGAGACGCTCCGGGCCCTCGCCGCGACCCACTCCGCCGACGGCAACGCCGTGACCGTGCTGACGGCCGAGGTCCCGGACGCGACCGGCTACGGGCGGATCGTGCGGGACGGGGTGTCGGGCGCCGTGACGGCCATCGTCGAGCACAAGGACGCGAGCGAGTCGCAGCGGGCGATCCGGGAGATCAACTCGGGGGTGTTCGCCTTCGACGGGCAGCTCCTCGCGGACGCGCTCGGCAAGGTGCGGACGGACAACTCGCAGGGCGAGGAGTACCTGACGGACGTGCTCGGCATCCTGCGGGAGGCCGGGCACCGGGTCGGTGCCTCCGTCGCCGGTGACCACCGCGAGATCGCGGGGATCAACAACCGCGTGCAGCTCTCCGAGGCCCGGCGGATCCTCAACGACCGGCTGCTGACGAGGGCGATGCTCGCCGGCGTCTCGGTCATCGACCCGGCGACCACCTGGGTCGACGTCGACGTCACCTTCGACCAGGACGCGGTCGTCCACCCGGGGACCCAGCTGCACGGGGCCACCCACATCGGCGAGGGCGCCGAGGTGGGCCCCAACACCCGGCTGACGGACACCCGTGTGGGCGCGGGGGCCCGGGTCGACAACACGGTCGCCTACAGCGCCGAGGTCGGCCCGCAGGCGAGCGTGGGTCCGTTCGCGTATCTGCGGCCGGGGACCCGGCTCGGGGCCAAGGGCAAGATCGGGACGTACGTCGAGACGAAGAACGCCTCCATCGGGGAGGGGACGAAGATCCCGCATCTGTCCTACGTGGGTGATGCGACCATCGGTGAGTACAGCAACATCGGTGCCGCGAGCGTGTTCGTGAACTACGACGGGCAGGACAAGCACCACACCACGGTGGGGTCGCATTGCCGCACGGGTTCGGACAACATGTTTGTGGCTCCTGTCACGGTCGGGGACGGCGCGTACACCGCGGCGGGATCCGTGATCACGAAGGATGTGCCGCCCGGTTCGCTGGCCGTGGCCCGTGGCCAGCAGCGGAATATCGAGGGTTGGGTGGCCCGGAAGCGTCCGGGGAGCGCTGCGGCGAAGGCCGCGGAGGCGGCTTCCCGGGAGGGCGAGCGCGAAGGCTGA
- a CDS encoding ribose-phosphate diphosphokinase — protein MTGIKTTGEKKLMFFSGRAHPELAEEVAQQLGVGVVPTKAFDFANGEIYVRYQESARGADCFVIQSHTAPINQWIMEQLIMIDALKRASARSITVIVPFYGYARQDKKHRGREPISARLIADLMKTSGADRILTVDLHTDQIQGFFDGPVDHLFALPLLADYVGAKVDKGKLTVVSPDAGRVRVADRWCDRLGAPLAIVHKRRDKDVANQVTVHEVVGEVKGRVCVLVDDMIDTGGTICAAADALFAHGAEDVIVTATHGVLSGPAADRLKNSRVSEFVFTNTLPTPSELGRDLDKLTVLSIAPTVANAVREVFEDGSVTSLFDEQ, from the coding sequence GTGACCGGGATCAAGACGACCGGCGAGAAGAAGTTGATGTTCTTCTCCGGCCGCGCCCACCCCGAGCTTGCCGAGGAGGTCGCCCAGCAGTTGGGTGTCGGGGTGGTTCCGACCAAGGCCTTCGACTTCGCCAACGGCGAGATCTACGTCCGCTACCAGGAGTCGGCGCGAGGTGCGGACTGCTTCGTGATCCAGAGCCACACGGCTCCGATCAACCAGTGGATCATGGAGCAGCTGATCATGATCGACGCGCTGAAGCGTGCGTCGGCCCGCTCCATCACGGTCATCGTGCCGTTCTACGGTTACGCGCGGCAGGACAAGAAGCACCGTGGGCGTGAACCGATTTCGGCGCGTCTGATCGCGGACCTGATGAAGACGTCGGGCGCGGACCGCATCCTGACCGTCGATCTGCACACGGACCAGATCCAGGGATTCTTCGACGGTCCGGTGGATCATCTGTTCGCGCTGCCGCTGCTGGCGGACTACGTGGGCGCGAAGGTCGACAAGGGCAAGCTGACGGTGGTCTCGCCGGACGCGGGCCGGGTGCGGGTCGCGGACCGCTGGTGCGACCGACTGGGTGCCCCGCTGGCGATCGTGCACAAGCGGCGTGACAAGGACGTCGCCAACCAGGTCACCGTGCACGAGGTGGTCGGTGAGGTGAAGGGCCGCGTGTGCGTCCTGGTCGACGACATGATCGACACGGGTGGCACGATCTGCGCGGCGGCCGACGCGCTGTTCGCGCACGGCGCCGAGGACGTCATCGTGACGGCGACGCACGGTGTGCTCTCCGGTCCCGCCGCGGACCGGCTGAAGAACTCCCGGGTGAGCGAGTTCGTGTTCACGAACACGCTGCCGACGCCGAGCGAGCTGGGCCGGGACCTGGACAAGCTGACGGTGCTGTCGATCGCGCCGACGGTCGCCAACGCGGTGCGTGAGGTGTTCGAGGACGGTTCGGTGACGAGCCTGTTCGACGAGCAGTAG
- a CDS encoding 50S ribosomal protein L25/general stress protein Ctc, with translation MSEVKIAAETRTEFGKGAARRIRRDSKVPGVLYGHGSDPIHLTLPGHELLLALRTPNVLIALDIDGKSDELAIPKSVQRDPIKGFLEHVDLQLVTRGEKVNVEIYVHTEGDLAPGAFLLEHVLNALPVEAEATHIPESVTVSIEGLSAGDSILAKDIPLPSGTKLGVDGDTVVLQVLAAQAEEAAADAEGEESAEA, from the coding sequence ATGTCCGAGGTGAAGATCGCCGCCGAGACCCGTACCGAGTTCGGCAAGGGTGCGGCCCGCCGTATCCGCCGTGACAGCAAGGTTCCCGGTGTTCTCTACGGTCACGGTTCCGACCCGATCCACCTGACCCTTCCGGGCCACGAGCTGCTGCTGGCGCTGCGTACCCCGAACGTCCTGATCGCGCTGGACATCGACGGCAAGTCGGACGAGCTGGCGATCCCGAAGTCCGTGCAGCGCGACCCGATCAAGGGCTTCCTGGAGCACGTCGACCTTCAGCTGGTCACGCGCGGCGAGAAGGTCAACGTCGAGATCTACGTGCACACCGAGGGCGACCTGGCCCCCGGCGCCTTCCTGCTGGAGCACGTCCTGAACGCGCTTCCGGTCGAGGCCGAGGCCACGCACATCCCCGAGTCCGTCACGGTCTCCATCGAGGGCCTGTCGGCCGGCGACTCCATCCTCGCCAAGGACATCCCGCTGCCGTCGGGCACCAAGCTGGGCGTCGACGGTGACACCGTCGTCCTCCAGGTCCTGGCCGCGCAGGCCGAGGAGGCCGCCGCGGACGCCGAGGGCGAAGAGTCCGCCGAGGCCTGA
- the pth gene encoding aminoacyl-tRNA hydrolase, whose protein sequence is MDVTTDAGAPWLIVGLGNPGPEYAANRHNVGFMVADLLAERVGGRFKRAGKAQAQVVEGRIGPPGPGSRRVVLAKPMSYMNLSGGPVNALKDFYKVPVANVVAIHDELDIDYGVLRLKLGGGDNGHNGLKSMTKAFGADYHRVRFGIGRPPGRMQVADFVLKDFSSAERKELDYFVDRATDAVECLVIEGLERAQSTYNS, encoded by the coding sequence ATGGACGTGACGACCGATGCAGGCGCCCCCTGGCTGATCGTGGGGCTGGGGAATCCGGGGCCGGAGTACGCGGCCAACCGGCACAACGTCGGCTTCATGGTGGCCGATCTGCTCGCGGAGCGGGTGGGGGGCCGGTTCAAGCGGGCCGGCAAGGCGCAGGCGCAGGTCGTGGAGGGGCGGATCGGGCCGCCGGGACCGGGGAGCCGGCGGGTGGTGCTGGCGAAGCCGATGTCGTACATGAACCTGTCGGGCGGGCCGGTGAACGCGCTGAAGGACTTCTACAAGGTGCCGGTGGCGAACGTCGTGGCGATCCATGACGAGCTGGACATCGACTACGGGGTGCTGCGGCTGAAACTGGGCGGCGGTGACAACGGGCACAACGGGCTGAAGTCGATGACGAAGGCGTTCGGCGCCGACTACCACCGGGTGCGGTTCGGGATCGGGCGGCCGCCGGGTCGTATGCAGGTGGCGGACTTCGTGCTGAAGGACTTCTCGTCGGCGGAGCGCAAGGAGCTGGACTACTTCGTGGACCGGGCGACGGACGCGGTGGAGTGTCTGGTGATCGAGGGGCTGGAGCGGGCGCAAAGCACGTACAACTCCTGA
- a CDS encoding LPXTG cell wall anchor domain-containing protein gives MRTLSRAGALCAVATAAFLAVPSAHATPPGDNGTVKIHDASTGEELRKNEPHVCTFYLDAFGFDAVQEVDWHIEAWAPTAAVKGETVKSGAITLDGDGHGRTQDLSLPDGHYKLFWNFDGEKGAAKHKVFWTDCEEEGGGPGSTPGTSASPSTAPSASASTPGEGTDDGSPEPSSTSSAGTAASPSPQGGASGDLAETGSGAPVGLLSGLAAALVAAGGYLVFRRRRSA, from the coding sequence ATGCGAACCCTCTCCCGCGCCGGCGCGCTGTGCGCCGTCGCCACGGCGGCCTTCCTGGCCGTCCCCTCCGCGCACGCGACCCCTCCCGGCGACAACGGCACCGTGAAGATCCACGACGCCTCCACCGGCGAGGAGCTCCGCAAGAACGAGCCGCACGTGTGCACCTTCTACCTCGACGCCTTCGGCTTCGACGCGGTCCAGGAGGTGGACTGGCACATCGAGGCCTGGGCGCCGACGGCCGCCGTCAAGGGCGAGACCGTGAAGTCCGGCGCGATCACGCTGGACGGCGACGGTCACGGCCGTACGCAGGATCTGTCGCTGCCCGACGGGCACTACAAGCTGTTCTGGAACTTCGACGGCGAGAAGGGGGCCGCCAAGCACAAGGTGTTCTGGACGGACTGCGAGGAGGAGGGCGGTGGCCCCGGTTCGACGCCGGGCACGTCCGCGTCCCCGTCGACGGCTCCGTCCGCCTCCGCGTCCACGCCGGGCGAGGGGACGGACGACGGCTCTCCCGAGCCGTCCTCGACCTCCTCCGCCGGGACGGCCGCGTCGCCGTCGCCGCAGGGCGGTGCCTCCGGCGACCTCGCGGAGACCGGCAGCGGCGCCCCGGTCGGCCTGCTGTCGGGCCTCGCGGCGGCGCTGGTCGCGGCGGGCGGCTACCTGGTGTTCCGCCGTCGTCGTAGCGCCTGA